GTCCAACCAAGATCGAAGGCAACCCCGATCATCCCATCAGCCGAGGGGCCACAGGCGTCTTTGAGCAGGCTTCGCTCCTTAACCTGTACGACCCGGATCGTTCACAGCGCGTGTTGCATCGGGGTCAGCCGTCTTCATGGGCTGATTTTGTGCAATTTGCGCAGCGTCTGGTGGCCGAAGCGGGGAGCAAACGGATCGCTGTGCTTTGCGAGCCAAGCAGCTCACCTACGCTGGCTGCTCTGCGGCAAGAGCTGGCGCGGCGCTATGCGCAAGTGCACTGGATCGAATATGCTGCTGAAGGAGACGACAACGAGCGCCTGGGGTTGCAGCAAGCCTTTGGTCAGCCGGTGCGGGCGCGCTACCGCTTCTCTGAAGCGCGTGTTATTGTGAGCTTAGATGCAGATTTCCTGGGACCCACAGATCGCAACTTTGTCGAGAACACCCGGGAGTTTGCGGCCAGCCGCCGGATCGCGCAACCTGGTGACGAAATCAGCCGGTTGTATGTGGTGGAAAGCGCCTACACGATCACCGGCGCGATGGCTGATCACCGGCTGCGACTTCGGGCCAGTGACATTCCAGCCTTTGCCGCAGCGCTTGCGGCCGAGCTAGGTATAGAAGAGCTCCGCGTCGCTGGAGCGCGCTTTGCGAGCCATCCTTATGTGGTTGAGATTGCCCGCGAGTTGCGGGAAGCAGGTAGCCGTGGGGTAGTGCTTGCAGGCGAGACGCAACCTCCTGTGGTGCATGCGCTGTGTGCTGTGCTGAACGATCTGCTCGGCAGTTTGGGCCGCACGGTCACACTGCACGCCTTAGAAGTTCCTGCTCAGTCCCAAGCAGAGGCCTTAGCCACGCTGATGCAGGCCCTCAAGGCTGGTGAGGTAGATGTTTTGGTGCTTTTGAACGTCAATCCCGTTTATGATGCGCCCGCAGCGCTCGGGTTTGCGGAGGCGTTGGCACAGGTACCCGAAGTCATCCATTTGGGATTGCACGTAGACGAAACCGCCCAACAGAGCACTTGGCACCTGCCCGCAGCGCACTATCTTGAAGCTTGGGGCGATGGGCGGGCCTACGATGGCACGCTTTCGGTCATCCAGCCGCTGATTGCCCCCCTATACGCTGATGCGCACTCAGCCATCGAAGTGGTGGCGCTGCTGGCTTCAGGACAAGAGCAAAGCGGCTACGACCTGGTGCGCAATCAGTGGCGGGTGCTCCTGGCAGGTCGTGGATCTTTTGAGCAAGCCTGGCAGCGCGTATTGCACGATGGCTTTTTGCCCGATTCTGCCTATCCTACAGTTTCGCTGCGTCCTACCCGTCAGTTCTTGGCCAGCTGGCCTACAACAACAGCAGAAGGCCTAGAGGTGGTCTTTCGCCTGGACCCCACCGTGCTCGATGGCAGTTTTGCCAACAACGCCTGGTGCCAGGAACTGCCTGATCCGATGACTAAGATCGTTTGGGACAATGTGGCCATTTTGAGTCCCAAGACAGCTGAGCAGTTGGGCATAACGCAGCGATATCACAAAGGTGCTTACTTTGTCGATGTCCTCGAACTGACGCTTGAGGGCCGTTCTGTAGCGTTGCCTGCCTGGATCTTACCCGGGCATCCCGACCAGACGATCACCGTCAATTTGGGCTACGGCCGCCAGATTCGCTCCAATAGGTCTGAGCGCAAGACTTCGTTTTTCGATTTGGACGACTACACCGATATCTACAACCAGGGGGCGATTGCCACAGGTGTGGGCGTCAATGTAGCTCCCTTGCGGCGCCTGGATAGCCCGTATGTAGCGCAGGGCGTGCAGTTGCGTAAAACAGGCCAGACCTACAAAATTGTCACGACGCAGGATCACGGGGCAATGGAGGGGCGGCCGTTGGTACGCATGGCCACGTTGGAAGAGTTTCGGAAACAGCCAAAATTTGCCCAGGAAGCAGAACCTCCGCTGGAAGGACTTGAGCCATGGGCTGAGTATCCCACCCTGTGGGAAGAGCGGCACCCCAGCCGCCAGCCCGATTTTCAGAACAGCGATTACTACCGCAACCAGTGGGGGATGGTCATAGACCTCAATGCTTGCACGGGATGCAACGCTTGCGTTGTTGCCTGCAACAGTGAGAACAACATCGTGATGGTGGGTAAGCGAGAAGTAGGTCGCGGCCGCGAAATGCACTGGTTACGTATTGATCGCTATTTTGTAAGCGATGAGGCGCACGCCGACAATCCGCAGGTAGTTGTGCAGCCTGTGCCTTGCATGCACTGTGAAAATGCCCCCTGCGAGTCGGTTTGCCCGGTGGCAGCGACAATGCACTCGCCAGATGGCCTCAACGAGATGGTCTATAACCGGTGCATCGGCACCCGCTATTGTTCTAATAACTGTCCTTACAAGGTGCGGCGTTTTAACTGGTTTAACTGGGTCAAAACGCTGCCCATTCAGGTGCAGATGGCCCAAAACCCGGACGTGACCATGCGCTTCCGTGGCGTGATGGAGAAATGCACCTACTGCGTGCAGCGCATCCGCGAAGCGCAGCGCCAGGCCAACGTCGAGCAGCGACCGTTGCGGGATGGCGAGGTCAAGACCGCCTGTCAGCAGGCTTGTCCGGCCGAGGCGATTTCGTTTGGGGACCTAAACGATCCCAATAGCAAGGTTTCGCGCGACAAGCAAAACGTGCGGCGCTATGAAATGCTGGCTTACCTGAACGTCAAACCGCGCACTTCCTACTTGGCGCGCGTGACAAACCCCAACCCAAGGCTCCTTGAAGTAGAAACGATAGCCTAAACGGCTGTTAAAAAGATGCATTAAGGCGATGGCGCACGCAACGGCAAAGGACCTGTCGGCTCTGGCCCGTACCGATCATGAGGTCGAGGCCCCACTTGTGCAGGGTGGACTGACGTTCCATGACATTACCGAGCTGGTTTCTCAGCACGCCGAAAAAAAGACTCCGAAAACTTGGTGGGCCGTGTTCATCTTCCCCTTTTTGGGGACACTGACGCTGGTCACCATGCTGTCCTACCTGGTGTGGAATGGCATTGGCGTTTGGGGGAATAACGTTCCAGTAGGTTGGGCCTGGGATATTGTGAACTTTGTCTTTTGGGTCGGTATCGGTCACGCCGGCACATTGATTTCAGCCATTTTGTTTCTTTTCCGCCAGCGGTGGCGTACCTCGATCAATCGGGCCGCCGAGGCGATGACCATTTTTGCGGTAATCTGTGCCTTGATTTTTCCCACCTTTCACGTAGGCCGGGTGTGGGTGATTTACTGGACGCTGCCCTTCCCGAACCAGATGGAGATGTGGCCTCAGTTCAAAAGCCCCCTTTTGTGGGATGTGTTTGCCGTGTCGAGTTACTTTATCGTATCGCTGGTCTTTTGGTATGTAGGTTTAATCCCAGACTTGGCTACGCTGCGGGATCGGGCAGCAAGGATGGGGCGTAAGCTCAGGGCCAAAATCTTGGGTTTCTTGTCGCTTGGCTGGTGCGGCGCCAATCGGCACTGGCGTAACTATGAAAAAGCCTACATGCTGTTGGCCGGCTTGGCTACGCCCCTGGTGCTCTCGGTACACTCGGTCGTGTCTTTCGACTTTGCCGTATCGATCATTCCTGGATGGCATACGACCATCTTTCCTCCCTACTTCGTTGCGGGCGCCATCTTCTCTGGGTTTGCCATGGTGGTCACGCTCCTGGTGCTGGCCCGTAAAGCCTATGGCCTAGAAAACGTGATCACGCTAGATCACCTGGAGAAGATGAACATCATCATGCTCGTAACGGGTACGATGGTGGGCTTTGCTTACATCACCGAGTTTTTCATTGCCTGGTACTCTGGTGTGCCTTATGAGCGCTACGCTTTCATTAACCGCGCTACGGGGCCTTATGCCTGGGCTTATTGGATCATGATGTCTTGTAACCTGATTTTCCCCCAGTTTTTCTGGGTTAAAAAGTTGCGGCGCAACATTCCTTTTATGTTTCTGGCCTCGATCGTGGTAAATATCGGCATGTGGTTCGAGCGGTTTGTGATCATTGTGACATCACTGCACCGGGACTTTTTGCCCTCAAGTTGGGATTACTACACCCCCACCTGGGTGGATGTGCTGACGCTTATCGGTTCGTTCGGATTGTTTCTTACGCTCTTTATGTTGTTCCTGCGTTTTGTGCCCATGGTGGCCATGGCGGAAGTGAAGGGAGTATTGCCGGAAGCTGATCCGCACTACTATGAGGCCCATGGCGACGGCCACAGCCGTCCAGCCCAGGTGCAGCTTAAAGATCGGCACGCCTAACGATAAAAGGAGCGTGACGCTATGTTGAAAGCATTGCAGCGCGCCGTAAGGACCTCGATGGGCATTTATGATCCGCCATCAGGCCAGTCGGTTTATGGTTTGCTGGCCGAGTTTTCCGACCCAGCAGCATTGCTGCACGCTGCCCGTCAGGTTCGTAAAGCAGGGTATCAACATTTTGATGCGCATAGTCCTTTCCCCATCCATGGGATGGATGAGGCGATGGGGTTAGGAAACTCCAAAGTGGGGTTTGTTGCGCTAGGAGGCACTGTAACCGGTCTGGCATTGGCCTGGTGGATGCAGTGGTGGATGGGGGCAGTGGACTATCCCCTGAATATCAGTGGTAAACCCTTTTTTGCCATTGAGCCCTCAGTACCCATCATGTTTGAGCTGACGGTGCTGTTTTCTGCATTGGCTGCCGTGGCCGGCATGTTGGCGCTCAACGGCTTGCCCCGTCCGTACAATCCACTGTTCTACTCTCAGAATTTTAGCCGGGTGACCGATGACGGCTTCTTTTTGTTTGTAGCGGCCAGCGATGCGAAATTCGACCTTGTGGCCACGCGGCAGCTTTTGGAGCAGCTGGGGGGCTATAACATTGAGGTTATTGAAGATCGTGGCGAAGAAGAATGGGTCGAGGCGCCAGCAGCACCCGCTGAAGTGACGGTAAACGCTACCTGAACAAACATGATCATGTTGCGCACAAGTTGGACGGGATTGTTTCTACTGTTGCTTTTGAATGGCTGCCGGGGGATGATCTCAAGTAAACCCCCTGTGCATCCAAACTTAAACATGGACTTTCAGGAGAAATTTGAAGCCCAGGAGCTAAATCCGTTTTTTGCAGACCGGAGGGCTATGCGTCCGCCCGTTCCGGGCACGGTGGCCCGAGGGTTGCTCAAAGAAGACACGCCGTTTTATTTCGGTAGGACGGCCGAAGGGGCTTATGTTGCGCGTGTTCCAGTAGCCGTAACTGCAGAGCTGGTTATGCGAGGCAGGGAACGATACAACATCTACTGCGCGGTTTGTCATGGGGCTGCAGGCGATGGCCAAGGTATCATCATGCGGGGGAACTACGGCTACACGCCGGCGCCTTCGTTTCATGAAGATCGGCTGCGCACTGTAGAGGACGGCTATATTTTTGAAGTGATCACCAACGGGGTGCGCAACATGCCCGCCTATGCGCATCAAATTCCGGTAGCAGATCGTTGGGCTATTGTGGCCTATGTGCGCGCGCTCCAGCGTAGCCAGCAGGCTACGGCTGCTGACCTACCTGTTGAAGTCCTCCAAGAACTCCAGCAATCCACAAGCAGCCGCTAAGCAAAATCGTTATGGCAGCCTTGAAGTTTTCCTCGTTTCCTGTTTGGTTGATTGATCCGCTTCGGCCAACGCGGGATAAGGCAGAACCGCACTACCGGTTGACTGAAGACGTGCGCCCTTGGGCGGTTCCTTTAGCCATTGGCGTAGCGTTTTTATGCATCAGTGGGGTTGGCTGGGCACTTGAGGCGGAGCAGTTTTACTTTTCATATCTCGTGGGCTGGACGTTCTGTTTGACGCTTGCCTTAGGGGCCTTGTTTTTTGTTATGATTCAGCACCTGACGCGGGCGCAGTGGGTGGTAGCCGTACGACGGCTGCCTGAAGCCTTGCTGTGGAGCTTCCCAGTGCTAGCGGTGCTGTTTGTCCCGCTGCTTTTTGGGTTACATGACCTGTATCACTGGACGCACCCCGAGGTCTACGACCCAGCCCATCCTGACTATGATCCTATTTTAGCCGGTAAACAGCTCTATCTAAACGTGCCGTTCTTTTTGGCCCGCATCGCTTTCTACTTTTTCATTTGGACGCTTCTAGCCTATAAGCTCTACACGCTTTCGGTGCGGCAGGACGTTGACCCAGATCCCGCCATCCCGGCTCAGCAACGGAAAGTCAGTGCCTGGGGTATGCCACTCTATGGCGTGACGGTTGCGTTTGCAAGCTATGACTTTTTGATGTCGCTTGACCCCCACTGGTATTCGACAATCTTTGGCGTGTATTTCTTTTCCGGTGCTTTCTTTGTGGCGCTGGGGTTCATTACGACCTGTTATGTAGTGCTGACGCGTACAGGGACGCTGCGTGGCATCGTGCGCGTGCCGCATTTTCAAGACCTGGGCAAGTTGATGTTCGGCTTTACGGCGTTTTGGGCCTACATTGCCTTTAGCCAGTATATGCTTATCTGGTATGGCAACCTGCCAGAAGAGACGATCTGGTTCCGGCATCGGCTAGAGCACGGTTGGGAAGTGCTCAGCCAAGTGCTGGTATGGGGTCATTTTGTATTGCCTTTTGTGATATTGTTACCCTGGGTTGCTAAGCGGACCGCACTTTTGCTGGGCATTATGGGTGTTTGGTTTGCCTTGATTCACTGGGTCGATTTGTTCTGGGTAGCTATGCCGGTACTGCATGCTGAGCAGATGCGTTTCCATTGGTTGGATGTAACCTGCTGGCTGGGGTTATTCGGCCTAATGGTGGGGCTGCTCTTTTACCGGCTAAGCCGGCACAGTCTAGTACCGCAAAATGACCCCTACCTAGCACGATCGCTGGCTTTGCATTAGCCGCAGCATTTTCACAGGGGCTTTGCAAAATAAGACAACCCTGGCTTTTATTGGGCGTTTGTAGTGTGTAAAACACAGGACCCATGGCCGACCACTACACAGAATCTGCAATAGCACCGGCTATTGAAACAGCAGCGCTGGAGGTGCAACCAGACGAGACAAACGTTCAGGCACCTTCGCTTTTCCGCATGGTGCTGGGAACTGCCGTGCTGCTTGCCGTGATCGTTATTGCTTTGGTTTTTGTTGCCCGATGGCAGATGCAAAAAGACGCTGAAGCAGCTGCGGCTCAGGCACGCTATCCGTTGTTAGAAGAGACCCGAGCGCATGGAGCAGCCTTGCTGCAAGGCTATGGTGTGGTAGATGAAGCGGCGGGAGTCTATCGTATTCCCATTGAAAAAGCAATGGACGACATCGTTGCGCGCTATGGGAACGCCCAGCAGGTGGTATGGCCGCAGCCTTCGGAGGTAGCAAGGCCCTAGGGCTTGGAAATCATGCAGGGTATACGCCGACACATAGGGTGTTGGGGGATTGGGATAGGGATGTTTATAGCGGTCTCTGCCTATGCCCAGCGCAGCGGCCAGCAGTTGGCCGTATTTGAAGGCGTGGGCATAACGGAACAGTTGGGCGCGCAGATACCTTTGAACTTGACCTTTTATGATGAAAGCGGGCAACCTGTAAGCCTTAAAGCGTTTTTCGATGGCCGGCGTCCGGTGCTGCTCACGCTGGTCTACCACGATTGCCCGATGCTTTGCAACCTGATGCTAGACGGGCTAACACGTACGCTTCGCCAAATGACCTGGGCGCCAGGGGAGCAGTTTCAAGTGCTCACCATTAGTTTTAATGCTATAGAAACGCCAGAACTGGCCCGAAGGCAGAAAGCCCGCTACCTGCAAGAGCTGGGAAGGCCTGAGGCTGCTGCAGGATGGCACTTTCTCACGGGGGATTCCCTGAGTATTCAAGCATTAACCCGTGCGGTAGGCTTTCACTTCCGCTGGGTGCCTGCGCAGCAGCAATTTGCGCATCCGGCAGCGCTGATTTTTCTGAGTGGCAACGGTATGGTCGCACGCTATCTCTACGGCCTGGAGCACAATGCGGCTGATGTACGCAAGGCGCTGGTTGAGGCTTCAGAGGGCAAAGTAGGTAACGTGCTCGACCAGGTAATTTTGTATTGTTTTCAATACGATCCCAACCAAAACTCCTACGTAGCCAATGCCTATAACCTCATGCGGTTGGGCGGAGGATTGACCGTGCTTGGGTTAGGAGTGATGCTGCTGTTTTTCTGGCGCCGCGAGCGGCGTCGGCAGCAGCAGGCCATGCACGCTCCCGCATGATTCAAACTACGCATGCAAGCAATGATCTGGTTGCAGGGTACAGCTTGGCTGCCAGAGGCAGCCTCTTCTGTTGCGTCAGAGGTTGACGCGCTGTTTCATTTTTGGGCATGGGTGAGTGTTGTGCTTTTTTTAGGCGTCATTGGCGCCACCTTGTTTTTTGTGGTGCGCTATCGGCGCCGTAGCATAGAAGAAGTGCCCCAGCCCGTTAAAGAAAAAAAGCTCATTGAGCTGGCCTGGATTGTGCTTCCCACGATTTTAGTTCTCATTGTATTTACGTGGGGTTTTCGGGTCTACATCAAGATGTATACCGCCCCACCAAACGCTTACGAAGTGCTTGTTCATGCTTACCAGTGGTACTGGGAGTTTGAGTATCCGAACGGGGTCAAGACAACCAACGAGCTGCATGTTCCGGCCAATCGACCCGTACGGCTGCGCATGAGCAGCGCGGACGTGATTCACAGCCTGTATGTGCCGGCTTTTCGCGTAAAGCAAGACGTGCTCCCAGACCGCTACTCAACGCTTTGGTTTGAAGCGACGCAACCAGGGCAATACACCATCTTCTGCACCGAGTACTGCGGTACGCAGCACTCCGGTATGGTGGCCAAGGTGGTAGTGCATCCGGAACAGGAATTTGAGCAATGGCTCCAGGAGGCAGGCGTTCCTGAAGACATGCCCTTGCCAGAACTGGGTGCTCGGTTGTATCGCGAAAAAGCTTGCTTTAGCTGCCATTCGCTTGACGGATCACGTGGCGTTGGGCCTACTTTTAAGGGGCTTTATGGTCACGAAGTTGAGTTGGAAGATGGATCACGTGTGGTTGCCGACGAGAATTACCTACGGGAGTCCATTCTGCAACCCGGTGCTAAAATTGTACGGGGCTATCCTAATGTGATGCCGGCCAGTTATGCTTCGTTGAGTGAGCGCGAGGTGGCTGCGTTGATTGAATTCATTAAGCAGCAGCAGTAATTGCTGAGGAGGGTCTCATGGCTACACAAATGCATGCTGCGACTGTCGCCCAGTCCCAGGCTGAGGTAAACTACCTCAACCATGCCCGAGGGCTGAAGTCTTGGCTGCTGACGCTGGATCACAAGCGCATTGGCCTGCTCTATTTGATCTCGATTGCACTGTTTTTTGTGGTAGGGGGCATTCTGGCTTTGCTGGTTCGCTTGGAGTTGTTTGAGCCGGGCCAGACGATCATGAGCGCCGAGACCTACAACCACGTCTTTACATTGCATGGCGCGATCATGATCTTTTTGTTTCTCATTCCAGCGGCGCCCGCGGTTTTAGGCAACTTTGCCTTGCCGATCATGATCGGGGCCCGAGACGTAGCCTTTCCGCGCTTAAACCTGGCCAGCTGGTACATTTTCTGGCTGGGGGCCATCACGATGCTGGTAGGGATTGTGACCAGCGGCCTGGATACGGGGTGGACGTTCTATACGCCCTACTCTACCATGACAGGCTCTGGCGTGACCTGGGTGGTGCTCGGCGTATTCATTTTGGGCTTTTCGTCTATCCTGACTGGCCTAAACTTTATTGTTACCATTCATAAAATGCGGGCCCCCGGTATGACTTGGAGTCGGTTGCCTCTGTTTGTGTGGGGCCTTTATGCCACAAGCATTGTGCAGATTTTAGCTACACCGGTGCTGGGCATTACGCTATTGCTACTGGCGTTGGAGCGCATTTTAAAGATCGGCATTTTTGATCCGGCTCTCGGTGGCGACCCCGTGCTGTTCCAGCACTTTTTCTGGTTTTACTCACACCCGGCGGTGTACATCATGATTTTGCCGGGTTTTGGGATTATTTCGGAGCTGATTGGCACGTTCTCGCGTAAGGGAATCTTTGGCTATAAGTTTGTGGCCCTCTCGTCGGTGGCGATTGCTTTTTTGGGCTTTCTGGTCTGGGGCCATCACATGTTTGTTTCTGGCCAGTCGGCTACCGCCTCGACGGTTTTCTCGCTTTTGACGTTTCTGATCGGCGTCCCGACCGGAGTGAAGGTGCTTAACTGGGTGGCGTCACTTTATCGCGGTTCGATCTGGTTGCGTTCGCCGCTGCTGTATGCCCTCATGTTCTTGTTTGTCTTTCCGATCGGTGGATTTACTGGCATCGCCCTAGGAACGTTAGGGCTCGATGTGCCGCTTCACGACACCTACTTTGTGGTAGCCCATTTCCACTATGTGATGGTAGGCGGCATGTTTCTCTCGTTCCTGGGTGGGCTGCACTACTGGTGGCCGAAGATGTTTGGCCGGCTCTACAATGAGAAACTGGCACAACTTGCAGCGCTACTGATCTTTGTAGGCTTCAACGTGACGTTTTTCCCGCAGTTTATCCTGGGTACGCAGGGTATGCCGCGCCGCTACTTTGACTATGTGCCTGAGTTTACCACGCTGCACCAGATTTCGACGGTAGGGTCGTGGATTCTGGGGGTGGGGTTACTGCTGGTGGCTGGGTATCTATTGCATTCCCTCTTCAAGGGGCAAAAAGCTCCAGCCAATCCGTGGGGTGCGGGCACATTAGAGTGGACGCATACCGGCCGGATCCCTTCGCCGCACAACTTTGATCGGATTCCAGTAGTTACGCGCGGGCCTTACGACTATCACCTGGCTGAAGAAATCTTTGGCAATGGACGAGGCGAGGGGAACGGCGTCGTGGTGCAGCCCTCTGGACAGGCACAACAATCTCATTCCACAACTTGAAAGTAAACGATTCTAAGGACATGGCAGGAGCTTCGGAAGCCGTAACCAGCGTCCATGGGGCGGAGGCCCACCATCCGCCTTATCTGCAACACCATTTTGTGTCGGCTGAGCAGCAGTTCGATGCGGCTAAGCTCGGCATGTGGATCTTTTTGGCAACAGAAATCCTGCTTTTTAGCGGGATGTTTGTTGCCTATGCGGTCTATCGCGTCTGGCACCCGGAAGTGTTTCAAGCCGCCAGTAAATTGCTGGATTGGCGCCTGGGCGGGTTGAACACCCTGGTGCTGCTGGCTTCGTCGTACACGGTAGCGTTGGCCGTGCACTATGCCCAGCTGGGGAATCAAAAACGTCTACTTCAGAATCTTTGGCTGACGATTGCCCTGGCCGGCGTGTTTATGGTGGTGAAATACTTTGAATACACCGAAAAATTCCATCACCATATCTTCCCAGGCGGAAACTATGCCTACGAAGGGCTGCAAATTCCTTACGTAGGGCAGTTTTTTAGTATTTACTTTGTGATGACCGGTATTCACGGATTGCACGTGCTTGTGGGGATGGGGGTGCTGACCTGGGTAGCGCTGAAAGCGCGGCGCGGCGCGTTTAGCAGTGCCTACTATACCCCTGTGGAAATCTCGGCGCTTTACTGGCACTTGGTCGATATCATCTGGATTTTCCTGTTTCCTTTACTATATCTGATTCACTGAGGCAAACGGAGTTATGGCGCACGCTACGCACCATCACATTATTCCTCGACCGCTTTTGCTCAAGGTTTTTGTCACCTTGGTCGTGTTGACCATTATCACTGCGCTGACAGGTCAGGCAGACCTTGGGGCGCTCAACTTTTTGCATGTTCCGCTGGCTGTGGGTATTGCTGTCATTAAGGCAACGCTGGTGGTGCTCTTTTTTATGGGATTAAAGTACGATCGACCGATCAATGCCCTTTCGTTTATCATCGGACTGCTCATGGTCGGGGTGTTTTTGGCTTTTACGCTCTTAGACATGCTCTATCGCGGCGATATTGGCAATCTAGATCGCCAGCCTATTCGTGGCCCACAACTAGAGCAGATGGCTCCCCCTTCAGCCCACTAAAGCGCGGCTTAAGTGTGCTAAGAACGCCTGTTTGCAAAGACAGGCGTTTTGTATGGGATCTTTTGCATAAACCCTAGCGTGCTTAAAAAGCAAAGGAGCCCGAAAAAAGCGACATGTACCTGCTTTTGGCCTGTACCTTTGTGCCCATTTTGTTTTTTATGCTGGTATGGGCTGTTGTGACAGCGGGGCGGATTCTATTTCCGGAACGCCCGATGCCTTTCGACCGGAAATTTTCATTGCGAGGTTGGCGCATGCGTCCCCGCTACCGTATACCTGTCCCGACAGCAGCCGTACGTTTGCAAATGGGGCAGGATGAAGCAGACGGCTATGCTTTTGAGGCAGGTCACTCCGAGGGGCTTCCAGCAGGGTGGTATACCGATTTGTGGGAGCGCCGTAATTAATAGACCTTCTATTCGACAGGGTTGCAACAGTTCACGTACTGCCGATAAGGTGAATAGGCAGCAAGCAACGGGAAGAGGCTTGCTGGCCGATTGAACCTGCTGAAAGCATTAGCGGTAAGAGGGTCCGTTTACCGGAGACGTTGTATCCGCTCTAAGCCCATGAAGGTCATCGAGATTTTAGAGCAAGCAGCAGGTCCGCTGATCTCGTATGAAATCATCCCCCCACGACGGGGTGGATCTTTAGAAGAAGTGATGGCGGTCGTAGCAGAGCTGATGCCTTTTGACCCCCCCTTTATTGACGTGACCAGCCATGCGGCTGAAGTAGAATATGAGCCGCTTCCAGATGGCACGTTGCGCCCGCGCATTAAGCGTAAACGT
This Rhodothermus bifroesti DNA region includes the following protein-coding sequences:
- the ctaD gene encoding cytochrome c oxidase subunit I, with the translated sequence MATQMHAATVAQSQAEVNYLNHARGLKSWLLTLDHKRIGLLYLISIALFFVVGGILALLVRLELFEPGQTIMSAETYNHVFTLHGAIMIFLFLIPAAPAVLGNFALPIMIGARDVAFPRLNLASWYIFWLGAITMLVGIVTSGLDTGWTFYTPYSTMTGSGVTWVVLGVFILGFSSILTGLNFIVTIHKMRAPGMTWSRLPLFVWGLYATSIVQILATPVLGITLLLLALERILKIGIFDPALGGDPVLFQHFFWFYSHPAVYIMILPGFGIISELIGTFSRKGIFGYKFVALSSVAIAFLGFLVWGHHMFVSGQSATASTVFSLLTFLIGVPTGVKVLNWVASLYRGSIWLRSPLLYALMFLFVFPIGGFTGIALGTLGLDVPLHDTYFVVAHFHYVMVGGMFLSFLGGLHYWWPKMFGRLYNEKLAQLAALLIFVGFNVTFFPQFILGTQGMPRRYFDYVPEFTTLHQISTVGSWILGVGLLLVAGYLLHSLFKGQKAPANPWGAGTLEWTHTGRIPSPHNFDRIPVVTRGPYDYHLAEEIFGNGRGEGNGVVVQPSGQAQQSHSTT
- a CDS encoding cytochrome c oxidase subunit 3 family protein; protein product: MAGASEAVTSVHGAEAHHPPYLQHHFVSAEQQFDAAKLGMWIFLATEILLFSGMFVAYAVYRVWHPEVFQAASKLLDWRLGGLNTLVLLASSYTVALAVHYAQLGNQKRLLQNLWLTIALAGVFMVVKYFEYTEKFHHHIFPGGNYAYEGLQIPYVGQFFSIYFVMTGIHGLHVLVGMGVLTWVALKARRGAFSSAYYTPVEISALYWHLVDIIWIFLFPLLYLIH
- a CDS encoding cytochrome C oxidase subunit IV family protein; this translates as MAHATHHHIIPRPLLLKVFVTLVVLTIITALTGQADLGALNFLHVPLAVGIAVIKATLVVLFFMGLKYDRPINALSFIIGLLMVGVFLAFTLLDMLYRGDIGNLDRQPIRGPQLEQMAPPSAH